The following is a genomic window from Dermatophilaceae bacterium Soc4.6.
CAAGTCGGACGACGTCCCCGGACGCGTCAAGGTCTACGAGGCGATCGTCAAGGGCGAGAACATCCCCGACTCCGGCATCCCCGAGTCGTTCAAGGTGCTCCTCAAGGAGATGCAGTCGCTCTGCCTCAACGTCGAGGTGCTGTCCTCGGACGGCCAGGCGATCGAGATGCGCGACAGCGACGAGGACGTCTTCCGGGCGGCCGAGGAGCTGGGCATCGACCTGTCGCGGCGCGAGCCGAGCAGCGTCGAAGAGGTCTGATCGGTGACCGGTCCGGGCGCCTTCGCGGCGCCCGGACCGGGACACCCTCTAAGCATGTTTTTGCGTCACGAAAGACCACGGAAGAAGGAACCACGTGCTCGACGTCAACTTCTTTGACGAGCTGCGTATCGGTCTCGCTACTGCGGATGACATCCGTCGGTGGAGCCACGGCGAGGTCAAGAAGCCGGAGACCATCAACTACCGCACGCTCAAGCCCGAGAAGGAGGGCCTGTTCTGCGAGCGCATCTTCGGCCCCACCCGGGACTGGGAGTGCAACTGCGGCAAGTACAAGCGGGTCCGCTTCAAGGGCATCATCTGCGAGCGCTGCGGCGTCGAGGTCACCCGGGCCAAGGTGCGTCGTGAGCGGATGGGCCACATCGAGCTCGCCGCCCCCGTCACCCACATCTGGTACTTCAAGGGTGTCCCGAGCCGGCTCGGCTACCTCCTCGACCTCGCCCCGAAAGACCTCGAGAAGGTCATCTACTTCGCGGCGTACATGATCACGTCGGTCGACGTCGACCAGCGTCACCGCGACCTGCCCTCGCTCGAGGCGCAGATCCAGGTGGAGAAGAAGGAGATCGAGAACCGTCGCGACTCCGAGATCGACACCCGGGCCAAGCGGCTCGAGAACGACCTCGGCGAGCTCGAGGCCGAGGGCGCGAAGGCTGACGCCAAGCGCAAGGTCCGTGACGGTGCCGACCGCGAGATGAACGCCATCCGTCGTCGCACCGACCAGCAGGTCGAGCGCCTCGAGCAGGTCTGGGACCGGTTCAAGAGCCTCAAGGTCCAGGACCTCGAGGGTGACGAGATCCTCTACCGCGAGATGCGCGACCGCTTCGGTCTCTACTTCGAGGGCGGCATGGGCGCCGCGGCGATCCAGAAGCGCCTGCAGACCTTCGACCTCGCTGCCGAGATCGACATCCTGCGCGAGATCATCGCGACCGGCAAGGGCCAGAAGAAGACGCGTGCCCTCAAGCGCCTCAAGGTCGTCACGGCCTTCACGACGACGAGCAACAGCCCCACGGGCATGGTGCTCGACTGCGTCCCGGTCATCCCGCCCGACCTGCGCCCGATGGTGCAGCTCGACGGTGGTCGCTTCGCGACGTCCGACCTCAACGACCTCTACCGGCGCGTGATCAACCGGAACAACCGCCTCAAGCGGCTGCTCGACCTCGGTGCGCCGGAGATCATCGTCAACAACGAGAAGCGGATGCTCCAGGAGGCCGTCGACTCGCTGTTCGACAACGGCCGTCGTGGCCGTCCGGTCACCGGCCCGGGTAACCGGCCGCTGAAGTCGCTCTCCGACATGCTCAAGGGCAAGCAGGGGCGCTTCCGTCAGAACCTCCTCGGCAAGCGCGTCGACTACTCCGGCCGCTCGGTCATCGTCGTCGGCCCGCAGCTGAAGCTCCACCAGTGCGGCCTGCCCAAGCAGATGGCGCTCGAGCTGTTCAAGCCGTTCGTGATGAAGCGCCTGGTCGACCTCGACCACGCGCAGAACATCAAGTCGGCCAAGCGGATGGTCGAGCGCAGCAAGCCGGTCGTGTGGGACGTCCTCGAAGAGGTCATCACCGAGCACCCCGTGCTGCTCAACCGTGCGCCCACCCTGCACCGCCTCGGCATCCAGGCCTTCGAGCCGCAGCTCGTCGAGGGCAAGGCCATCCAGATCCACCCGCTCGTCTGCACGGCGTTCAACGCCGACTTCGACGGTGACCAGATGGCCGTGCACGTGCCGCTGTCGGCGGAGGCGCAGGCCGAGGCCCGCATCCTCATGCTGTCGAGCAACAACATCCTCAAGCCGGCCGACGGTCGCCCCGTGACCATGCCCACCCAGGACATGATCATCGGGCTGTTCCACCTGACGTCGGAGTCGCCGGAGAACCCGGGCGCCGGACGGGCGTTCACCTCGCCCGCCGAGGCTCGTATGGCGTTCGACGCGGGCGACATCCACCTGGGCTCGATCGTCAAGATCCGCCTGTCCGACGTCGTGCCCCCGGCCGGCTTCGAGGTGCCCGAGGGTGTCGTCCCCGACGAGGCGGGCATCTACCCGTCCCTCACGCTCGAGACGACCCTGGGTCGGGCGCTCTTCAACGAGACCCTCCCGCTGGACTACCCCTTCGTCGACGTCTTCGTCGACAAGAAGCAGCTCTCGACGATCGTCAACGACCTCGCCGAGCGCTACTCCAAGGTCCAGGTCGCGGCGTCGCTCGACGCGCTCAAGGAGGCGGGGTTCCACTGGGCCACGCGCTCCGGCATCACCGTCGCGATCTCCGACGTCGTCACCCCGCCCACCAAGATCAAGATCCTCGAGGACTACGAGGACCGGGCGGCCAAGGTCCAGAAGCTCTACGACCGCGGTGCGATGACGGACAACGAGCGTCGTGAGGACCTCATCGAGATCTGGAACGAGGCCACCAACAAGGTCGCGGAGGAGATGCGTCGCAACATCCCCACCACCAACACGATCTACAAGATGGTCTCCTCGGGCGCTCGTGGCAACTGGATGCAGCTGCGCCAGATCGCCGGTATGCGAGGCCTGGTCTCGAACCCGAAGGGCGAGATCATCCCGCGCCCGATCCGCGCGAACTTCCGCGAGGGTCTGACCGTGCTCGAGTTCTTCATCTCGACCCACGGCTCGCGCAAGGGTCTGGCCGACACGGCGCTGCGCACGGCCGACTCGGGCTACCTGACCCGTCGACTCGTCGACGTGTCGCAGGACGTCATCGTCCGCGAGGACGACTGCGGCACCGAGCGTGGCCTGACCATGCCGATCGCCGACACCGACTCCACAGGCAGCCGCATCCTGCACGAGGACGTCGAGACCAGCGTCTACGCGCGGACCCTGGCCGAGGACGTCGTCCTCGACGGGGCCGTGCTGGCGGTGCCCGGCATCGACCTCGGCGACGTCGTCATCGACGCGCTGTTCGTCGCGGGCGTCGACAAGGTGAAGGTCCGCTCGGTCCTCACCTGCGACAGCAAGGTCGGCACCTGCGCCCGGTGCTACGGGCGCTCGCTGGCGACCGGCAAGCTCGTCGACATCGGCGAGGCGGTCGGCATCATCGCCGCCCAGTCGATCGGTGAGCCCGGCACGCAGCTGACCATGCGCACCTTCCACACCGGTGGTGTGGCCGGTGACGACATCACGCAGGGTCTGCCCCGCGTCGTCGAGCTCTTCGAGGCACGCACCCCCAAGGGCGTCGCCCCGATCGCCGAGGCGACCGGTCGCATCCAGATCGAGGACACCGACAAGACCCGTCGCATCGTCCTCACCCCCGACGACGGCAGCGAGGAGCACGCGTACCCCGTCAGCAAGCGGTCGCGCCTCCTCGTCGGCGACGGCGACCACGTCGAGGTCGGCGCCAAGCTCGTGCAGGGTGCCATCGACCCGAAGCAGGTGCTGCGCATCCTCGGCCCCCGGGCCACGCAGAACTTCCTGGTCGACGAGGTGCAGCGGGTCTACCGTCAGCAGGGTGTGTCGATCCACGACAAGCACATCGAGGTCATCGTCCGGCAGATGCTGCGCCGGGTGACGGTCATCGAGTCGGGTGACGCCAACATCATCCCCGGAGACCTCGTCGAGCGCGGGCGCTTCGAGGAGGAGAACCGTCGGGTCATGGCCGAGGGCGGCAAGACTGCTGCCGGTCGTCCCGAGCTCATGGGCATCACCAAGGCGTCGCTCGCGACCGAGTCGTGGCTGTCGGCCGCGTCCTTCCAGGAGACGACCCGGGTGCTCACCCAGGCCGCCATGGAGGCCAAGTCCGACCCGCTGCTCGGCCTCAAGGAGAACGTCATCCTCGGCAAGCTCATCCCGGCCGGCACGGGTCTCCCGCGCTACCGCAACATCTCGGTCGAGCCGACCGAGGAGGCCAAGGCGGCGATGTACTCCATGCCGAACTACGACGCCTACGACTACTCGTCCTTCGGGTCGGGCGAGGCGATCCGGCTCGACGACGTCAGCCTGGGCTTCGCCGACAGCTGACCAGTCACCGCCTGACGACAGGGCGGGTGGGCCGGGAGGAGACTCCCGGCCCACCCGCCCTTCGTCGTGCCCCGGGGGTCAGACCAGCGGGTCGCGCCGGCCGGCGCGGGCCAGCGCCAGCCCTGACGTCACGAGCCCGATCACGGCCACCGCGCCGAGAGCCAGCCACGGGTACCACCCGAGCACGGGCGACCACGACGCGAGCGGGACGAAGCGCCAGCTGGGGTGCGTGAGCCCGACTGCGTTGCGCACGGCGTACAGGACGAAGCCGTAGGCGTGGAGCAGGGGGAGGGTGAGCGCGAGACCCGCGACGACGCGCGGCACCACGCGCGAGGGGAGTCGCTCGGCGACGACCACCCCGGCGTAGACCGGGAGCAGGGCCGCGAAGGGCAGGACGTGCCGGCCCTGCAGGCCGGACTCGACGGGCAGGAAGACGTGGACGTAGAGCGTGCTCGAGAGCGCGACCAGCGCCACCGCGCCGCCGATGAGCACGACACGGTCACGGGCGCTGCCGAGGACGACTGCCGTGACCACGAGGGCGAGGGCCGCCAGGAGCCAGGCCGTCGTCGTCCACCACGCCATCCGGGTCTCCATCCACCCGAACCAGCCGACTCCGGAGCGCGCCATCTCGAGCCACGCGCCGCTCCACGCGGCCCAGCCGTCGCGGCTCATCCAGGGCCCCAGCATGGCGGGGTGGTCGTAGCGGACCTCCCACGCGGCCGCTGCGACGGAGCAGACGGCCAGCAGACCCACGGTCGCGAGGGTGACGGGGGAGCGGGCACGCAGGCCCCCCAGGACGGCCCTCCAGCCGCCCAGCGCGAGCAGCGCCACGGTGAGGGCGGCCATGGTCACCAGACCGAGCTGCCGGCTCAGCACCAGCAGCCCCCCACCGAGCAGCAGCAGCAGCTGGGTGCTGCGGTGCTCGAGCGACTCCGGTCGACGGGCCGACACCGTGATGACGGCGGCGACGAGCAGGGCACCGAGGATCTCCACGCCGGAGGTGCTGACGACCCCGGTGCAGAACGAGACGAGGGGGGTCATCAGCACGGGCACGCCGAGCAGGGCCTGCGGTCCGAGCCACCGGGTCAGGTGCCACGAGGCGAGCAGGAGCAGCAGGGAGGTCGCGGCGAGCACGACGAGCCGTCCCAGCAGGTAGGCCTGGTAGGGCGTGCTCCCGAGCGAGGCGACCAGACCGATCGGCGGGTAGAGGAAGGGCGGGTAGGCGCCGAGGGTCGTGCCGATCCGGATCTGACCCGGCGGGGGTGGCGGGAGGGCCTGCTGGCAGGCCGCCGTGACGTCGGGGCGGAAGGCCAGGCAGTTGTCGCCGCGAGGCGACAGCCGCCCGGGGATCGTCACCTCGCGGCGGTTGGAGGCGTTGCGGACCTGGATGGGGCTCTGGTCGGCGGTGGGGGATGGCCCCGGGGTGCCGATGTCGAGGTGGGCTGCGGCGAGGGCCTTGATCAGGTGGGCGTCCTCGTCGGGGGCGGCACCGCCCGGGTTGGAGCCCAGCCACGCGAGGCCGAGCAGCACGTAGGGCAGCGTCAGCAGCACCGCCACCCGCCATGCTCGTCGAGCCATCTGCTCCCTTTCTCCAGCGGGTCGCCCCGCAGCCGGCGTTGCGGGGGAATCCTAGGCGTCGAGGGTGTGGGTGGCGGAGATTTGGGGATGGGTGGGGCGGGCGGTATCGTGGGGATCTGTGCCCGGTCTGCCGGGCACCCGAGCATGTCCCCGATCCGGTGGTTACCACTGTCGGTCAGGGAAGCAGGCTCACCCTCTCTCGCCGGGCAACCTCCCGGGCAACGGCCTCGCGGCCTGCGCCCCGGTGGGAAGTGCAGGGGAGAGCACCCCGTTCCGACCTGACCGACACGCCCGAGTGCGGGGGTCGGCGGGACACCCAAGGAGCCCCGCCGGTCGGTGGGGCAGACGACACGCAACAAAGACGGAGAACAGGTTGCCTACGATCAACCAGCTGGTCCGCAAGGGTCGCCAGGACAAGGTCGACAAGACCAAGACCCCGGCGCTCAAGGGCTCGCCCCAGCGCCGCGGTGTCTGCACCCGCGTCTACACCACCACCCCCAAGAAGCCCAACTCGGCGCTGCGGAAGGTCGCGCGCGTCAAGCTGACCTCCGGCATCGAGGTGACGGCCTACATCCCCGGCGTCGGCCACAACCTGCAGGAGCACTCGATCGTGCTCGTGCGTGGCGGTCGTGTGAAGGACCTGCCTGGCGTGCGCTACAAGATCGTGCGCGGCTCGCTCGACGCCCAGGGCGTCAAGAACCGCAAGCAGGCTCGCTCGCGCTACGGCGCGAAGAAGGAGAAGAGCTGATATGCCTCGCAAGGGACCCGCACCCAAGCGCCCGCTCGTCATCGACCCGGTGCACAACTCGCCGCTCGTGACCCAGCTGGTCAACAAGATCCTCCTCGACGGCAAGAAGTCGATCGCCGAGACCATCGTCTACGGCGCCCTCGAGGGTGCCAGGGTCAAGACCGGCGCCGACCCCGTCGTCACGCTCAAGCGCGCCCTCGACAACATCAAGCCGGCCCTCGAGGTGAAGTCCCGCCGCGTCGGTGGGGCCACCTACCAGGTGCCGATCGAGGTCAAGCCGAACCGCAGCACGACGCTCGCGCTGCGCTGGCTCGTCGGCTACTCCCGTCAGCGTCGCGAGAAGACGATGACCGAGCGCCTGATGAACGAGATCCTCGACGCCTCCAACGGCCTCGGTGCCGCCGTGAAGCGTCGCGAGGACACCCACAAGATGGCCGAGAGCAACAAGGCCTTCGCGCACTACCGCTGGTAGTCGCCCGTCTGCTTCGTGTGCCGGGTGCGCCAGTGGCGCACCCGGCATACGGGGGCAGGGCGGTGCGTTGACCTGGAGGCTGCCTCGGGCAGCCCGAAGACCGAAGACCAAGAACCCGATTACGAGATTGAGCAGGCACACGTGGCACTCGACGTCCTGACGGACCTCACGAAGGTCCGCAACATCGGCATCATGGCGCACATCGACGCTGGCAAGACGACGGTGACGGAGCGCATCCTCTTCTACACCGGCGTGAACCACAAGATCGGTGAGACCCACGACGGTGCGTCGACGACCGACTGGATGGAGCAGGAGAAGGAGCGGGGGATCACCATCACCTCCGCCGCCGTCACCTCCTTCTGGGCCGGCAGCCAGATCAACATCATCGACACCCCCGGCCACGTCGACTTCACCGTCGAGGTGGAGCGCTCGCTGCGCGTCCTCGACGGTGCCGTCGCCGTCTTCGACGGCAAGGAGGGCGTCGAGCCTCAGTCCGAGACCGTGTGGCGACAGGCCGACAAGTACGACGTGCCGCGCATCTGCTTCGTCAACAAGATGGACAAGCTCGGCGCCGACTTCTACTTCACCGTCGCCACCATCAAGGACCGCCTCGGTGCGGAGCCGCTGGTCATGCAGCTGCCCATCGGCGCCGAGAACGACTTCGTCGGCGTCATCGACCTCGTCGAGATGCGCGCCCTCGTGTGGCCCGGTGACTCCAAGGGTGACGTCACCATGGGCGCCAAGTACGAGATCCAGGAGATCCCCGCCGACCTCCAGGAGAAGGCCGACGAGTACCGCATGGCCCTCGTCGAGCGCGTGGCCGAGGCTGACGACGTGCTGATGGAGAAGTACCTCGCGGGCGAGGAGCTGACGGTCGCCGAGATCAAGGGCGGGATCCGCACACTCACCGTCAAGTCGGAGCTCTACCCCGTCTTCTGCGGCTCGGCCTTCAAGAACCGTGGCGTGCAGCCCATGCTCGACGCGGTCGTCGACTACCTCCCGTCCCCGCTCGACGTCCCTCCGATGATCGGCCACAAGCCGGGCAAGGAGGAGATCGAGGTCATTCGCAAGCCGTCGACCGACGAGCCCTTCTCGGCGCTCGCCTTCAAGATTGCGACGCACCCGTTCTTCGGCACGCTGACCTTCGTGCGGGTCTACTCCGGCAAGCTCTCCGCGGGCACCCAGGTCATGAACACGACCAAGGGCAACAAGGAGCGCATCGGCAAGCTCTTCCAGATGCACGCCAACAAGGAGAACCCTGTCGACGAGGCGTCGGCCGGGCACATCTACGCGATGATCGGCCTCAAGGACACCACCACCGGTGACACCCTGAGCGACCTCCAGGACCAGGTCATCCTCGAGTCGATGACCTTCCCCGAGCCGGTCATCTCGGTGGCCATCGAGCCCAAGACCAAGGGCGACCAGGAAAAGCTGGGTGTCGCCATCCAGAAGCTCGCGCAGGAGGACCCGACCTTCCAGGTCCACCACGACGACGAGACCGGCCAGACCATCATCGCCGGCATGGGCGAGCTGCACCTCGACATCCTCGTCGACCGCATGCGGCGCGAGTTCAAGGTCGAGGCCAACGTCGGCAAGCCGCAGGTCGCCTACCGCGAGACCATCCGTCGCACGATCGACCGTCTCGACTACACCCACAAGAAGCAGACCGGTGGGTCGGGCCAGTACGCCAAGATCCAGATCGCCATCGCGCCCATGGACACCTCGGAGGGCGAGCTCTACGAGTTCGAGAACAAGGTGACCGGTGGTCGCGTGCCGCGCGAGTACATCCCCTCGGTCGACGCCGGCATCCAGGACGCCATGCAGTACGGCGTGCTGGCGGGCTACCCGCTCGTCGGGATCAAGGCCACCCTGCTCGATGGTGCGGCCCACGACGTCGACTCCTCGGAGATGGCGTTCAAGATCGCCGGCTCCATGGCGCTCAAGGAGGCCGTCCGCAAGGCCGACCCCGTGCTCCTCGAGCCGATGATGGCCGTCGAGGTGCGCACCCCCGAGGACTACATGGGTGAGGTCATCGGCGACATCAACAGCCGCCGTGGCCAGATCCAGGCCATGGAGGACATCAGCGGCGCGAAGATCGTGCGCGGCCTCGTCCCCCTGTCGGAGATGTTCGGCTACGTCGGTGACCTGCGCAGCAAGACGCAGGGCCGGGCGAACTACTCCATGCAGTTCGACTCCTACGCCGAGGTCCCCAAGGCCGTGGCCGAGGAGATCATCAAGAAGACGCGTGGTGAGTGACGGCCCTGTCCGTCGCGTAGGCTGACCCACCGGAGCGATCCGGTGGGGCGGCCCACCCGTCACACCACCCCGGCTTCATCCTGAAGCCACCCAGCACCACTCACGCAGACAGCACGCGCCACGTCCAGCCAACGGTCGTCGGGCGTTTCACGACAAAAGTCCTGAGGAGGACCACAGTGGCGAAGGCAAAGTTCGAGCGGACCAAGCCGCACGTCAACATCGGCACCATTGGTCACATCGACCATGGCAAGACGACGCTGACCGCAGCGATCTCCAAGGTCCTGCACGACAAGTACCCCACGCTGAACCCGCAGTTCGCGTTCGACGACATCGACAAGGCGCCCGAGGAGAAGCAGCGCGGCATCACGATCTCGATCGCGCACATCGAGTACCAGACCGAGTCGCGTCACTACGCGCACGTCGACTGCCCCGGGCACGCCGACTACGTGAAGAACATGATCACGGGTGCAGCGCAGATGGACGGGGCCATCCTCGTCGTCGCGGCGACGGACGGCCCGATGCCGCAGACCAAGGAGCACGTGCTCCTGGCCCGCCAGGTCGGCGTCCCCTACATCGTGGTGGCGCTCAACAAGGCCGACATGGTCGACGACGAGGAGATCCTCGAGCTCGTCGAGATGGAGGTCCGCGAGCTGCTGTCGGCCTACGACTTCCCCGGTGACGACCTGCCGGTGGTCAAGGTCTCGGCGCTCAAGGCGCTCGAGGGTGACGAGGAGTGGGGCAAGACGGTCCTCGAGCTCATGGACGCCGTCGACTCGGCGATCCCCGAGCCCGAGCGCGCCATCGACCTGCCGTTCCTCATGCCCGTCGAGGACGTTTTCACGATCACCGGTCGTGGCACCGTCGTCACCGGCAAGATCGAGCGCGGCATCCTCAAGGTCAACGAGGAGATCGAGATCGTGGGCATCCGCCCCGGCGTCCCGGCCAAGACCACGGTCACCGGCGTCGAGATGTTCCGCAAGCTGCTCGACGAGGGTCGCGCCGGTGAGAACGTCGGTCTGCTGCTTCGTGGCACCAAGCGCGAGGACGTCGAGCGCGGGCAGGTCATCTGCAAGCCCGGCACGATCACCCCGCACACCGAGTTCGAGGCCCAGGCCTACATCCTGTCCAAGGACGAGGGTGGCCGCCACACGCCGTTCTACGACAACTACCGTCCGCAGTTCTACTTCCGGACCACCGACGTGACCGGCGTCGTGCACCTCCCCGAGGGCACCGAGATGGTCATGCCCGGCGACAACACCAACATGAACGTCGAGCTGATCCAGCCGATCGCCATGGAGGAGGGCCTGAAGTTCGCCATCCGCGAGGGTGGCCGCACCGTCGGTGCAGGCACCGTCACCAAGATCACCAAGTGACTCAGGTGTCGGTCAGGCGCGTGAGCGCCTGACCGACACGGAGCACGAGAAGAGGCTCGGACCGCATCACGGTCCGAGCCTCTTCGTCGCCTCCCCTTGCGTCCGCCCCCCGGAGGGCTAGAACCCACGTGAGAGCGGACACAACGGAGACGGCCCAGCCCGTGGGAGACGCTCCCCGAGCCGAGGTCGGCGACGGTGCCCCCGGACGACGGCGCCTGAGGCGATCGGTGTCGGGCCGACGGCATACAGTCGCGGGGTGGTGACGACCTCTCTGCCCCCGTTCGACACCGACTCCGAGGCCGCTGGTCTCATGGCCTTCGTCGACGCCTCGCCCACCCCCTTCCACGCCGTGCTGCAGGCGGGCTGGCTGCTCGAGGAGGCCGGCTTCAGCCGGCTCGACGAGACCGACCCCGTCCCCGCGCGGCCAGGGCGCTACTACCTGGTGCGGGGTGGGTCGCTCGTCGCGTGGTCCAGCGAGGGTGAGCACGCGACCGCCGAGCCCTTCCGGATCGTGGGCGCGCACACCGACAGCCCCACCCTGCACATCAAGCCGCAGCCCGACCTGGCGCGCGCCGGCTGGCAGCTGCTCGGTGTCGAGGTCTACGGCGGGCCGCTGCTCAACTCCTGGCTCGACCGCGACCTCGCGCTCTCCGGCCGCGTGGCCGTGCGTGACGCCACGGCACCGCACGGTGTCGGCACCCGACTTTTGACGGGCAGCGACCCGGTCCTGCGGGTCGCGCAGCTGGCCATCCACCTCGACCGCACGCAGAACGACGGCCTCACCCTCAACCGGCAGCAGCACCTCTCGCCGCTGTGGATGCAGGGGTCGGCGCCGGGCGACTTCACCGGGTGGCTCGCCGAGCAGGTCGAGGTGGCGCGTCGCGACGTCCTCGGCTGGGACGTCATGACGCACGACACCCAGGCCTCGCAGCGCATCGGTCCGACCCGTGACCTGCTCGCGGCCCCGCGCCTCGACAACCTCGCGACGTCGTATGCCGCCACTCGCGCGCTCGTCGAGGCCGTCGCCGTCAACGAGGGCCACACCCCGGTCGTCGTGCTCTTCGACCACGAGGAGGTTGGCAGCCAGTCGGAGCGGGGGGCCATGTCGACCCTGCTGCCGTCGGTCCTCGAGCGCATCGTCCTGCGTCGTGGGGGCACCCGCGACGACTACCTGCGGGCGCTGGCCGGCACGATCGTGGCCTCGGGCGACATGGCCCACGCCACCCACCCCAACTACCCGGAGCGCCACGAGCCGCAGCACCTCATCGCGGTCAACGGCGGTCCGGTGCTCAAGGTCAACGCCCAGCTGCGCTACGCCACCGACGGCGTGGGCGCGGCGGCCTTCCGACTCGCGTGCGAGCAGGCGCAGGTGCCGATGCAGCGCTTCGTCACCCGCAGCGACCTGCCCTGCGGCAGCACGGTGGGGCCGATGACGTCGGCGCTGCTCGGGGCGACGACCGTCGACTTCGGTGCCCCGATGCTGTCGATGCACAGCGCCCGCGAGCTGATGGGCGCCCGCGACCCCGCGATGTATGCCGCCGCCCTGACCGCCTTCCTCGCCCCCGACTGACCCGGCCCGAGGGGCGACGCCGGGGTGCTCAGCCCGTCGCCGACGGGTCAGCGCCACATCCAGGCGGTGGGTGGCCGCAGCGCCGCCGTCACGGCACGCCGTACGGCGTCGCGGTGCGGGACCGCCGCGGGCTCGCCACCGACGAGCAGCTCGTGCTCGAGCGCGACGCTCAGGCTGCGCAGGGTGTGCAGCGTGTTGGTCACCCGCGCGGGCAGGGGCCCGGGCTCACCCGTGGTGAGCAGGTGGGAGACCGGCTCGAGCCATCGCACGGCGTCGGACCCGTCGAGACGCGGGTCGGTGAGCACCGTTGCGAGGGCGTGGGCGACCCGGTCGTCCTCCTGGTCGTGCCACACGACGTCTGTCGGTGCGACGAGCCGGGCGGCGAGCGTCGCGAGCAGCAGCCCGGGGTCGCTGGACCGGGCTCG
Proteins encoded in this region:
- the tuf gene encoding elongation factor Tu, whose translation is MAKAKFERTKPHVNIGTIGHIDHGKTTLTAAISKVLHDKYPTLNPQFAFDDIDKAPEEKQRGITISIAHIEYQTESRHYAHVDCPGHADYVKNMITGAAQMDGAILVVAATDGPMPQTKEHVLLARQVGVPYIVVALNKADMVDDEEILELVEMEVRELLSAYDFPGDDLPVVKVSALKALEGDEEWGKTVLELMDAVDSAIPEPERAIDLPFLMPVEDVFTITGRGTVVTGKIERGILKVNEEIEIVGIRPGVPAKTTVTGVEMFRKLLDEGRAGENVGLLLRGTKREDVERGQVICKPGTITPHTEFEAQAYILSKDEGGRHTPFYDNYRPQFYFRTTDVTGVVHLPEGTEMVMPGDNTNMNVELIQPIAMEEGLKFAIREGGRTVGAGTVTKITK
- a CDS encoding M18 family aminopeptidase; this encodes MVTTSLPPFDTDSEAAGLMAFVDASPTPFHAVLQAGWLLEEAGFSRLDETDPVPARPGRYYLVRGGSLVAWSSEGEHATAEPFRIVGAHTDSPTLHIKPQPDLARAGWQLLGVEVYGGPLLNSWLDRDLALSGRVAVRDATAPHGVGTRLLTGSDPVLRVAQLAIHLDRTQNDGLTLNRQQHLSPLWMQGSAPGDFTGWLAEQVEVARRDVLGWDVMTHDTQASQRIGPTRDLLAAPRLDNLATSYAATRALVEAVAVNEGHTPVVVLFDHEEVGSQSERGAMSTLLPSVLERIVLRRGGTRDDYLRALAGTIVASGDMAHATHPNYPERHEPQHLIAVNGGPVLKVNAQLRYATDGVGAAAFRLACEQAQVPMQRFVTRSDLPCGSTVGPMTSALLGATTVDFGAPMLSMHSARELMGARDPAMYAAALTAFLAPD
- a CDS encoding DUF2785 domain-containing protein — its product is MDDATLDRLLLDLASPDPSVRDDVALSRLAEAVESGALGSHQLERTGAILTTRLQHPDIWARSFAPLVLGVLADAGTSREEWVRAMCRWYPEETDLRGHHPELGWLHAVAHGADGLAAYGRARSSDPGLLLATLAARLVAPTDVVWHDQEDDRVAHALATVLTDPRLDGSDAVRWLEPVSHLLTTGEPGPLPARVTNTLHTLRSLSVALEHELLVGGEPAAVPHRDAVRRAVTAALRPPTAWMWR